The following proteins are co-located in the Rheinheimera salexigens genome:
- the pssA gene encoding CDP-diacylglycerol--serine O-phosphatidyltransferase, with translation MTESKMNDTSPKKGIFLLPNLLTTGGLFSGFYAIVTSMNGHFEAAAVAIFVAMIFDGLDGRVARLTNTQSEFGAQYDSMADMISFGVAPALVAYNWGLSGLGKFGWLAAFVFVACAALRLARFNANLGVTDGRFFQGLASPAAAALVAGMVWTGSNYQIDGHSFGYIVGIVTILAGLLMVSNFRYNSFKDVNWRDRVSFLTILLVVLIFVVIAARPAEMLFGIFLIYACSGPITTIRSVRKLKLEHVVGDSDDADFADDIDKPVQKTAKPEAESEQPKDNT, from the coding sequence ATGACCGAGTCAAAAATGAATGACACTAGCCCAAAAAAAGGGATCTTCTTACTACCTAATTTATTAACTACAGGTGGTTTGTTTTCTGGATTTTATGCCATCGTCACATCGATGAATGGCCACTTTGAAGCTGCCGCTGTAGCTATTTTTGTCGCGATGATATTCGACGGCTTAGATGGTCGGGTTGCAAGGCTCACTAATACCCAAAGTGAATTTGGTGCCCAATACGATAGTATGGCCGATATGATATCTTTTGGTGTGGCACCCGCATTAGTTGCTTATAACTGGGGTTTATCTGGTTTAGGTAAATTTGGTTGGCTAGCAGCTTTTGTCTTTGTCGCTTGTGCTGCACTACGCTTAGCGCGTTTTAACGCCAACTTAGGTGTTACTGATGGCCGTTTCTTTCAAGGCTTAGCCAGCCCAGCTGCCGCAGCATTAGTAGCCGGTATGGTCTGGACCGGCAGTAATTATCAAATCGATGGCCATAGTTTTGGTTATATCGTCGGTATTGTTACTATTTTAGCCGGTTTGCTGATGGTGAGTAACTTCCGTTATAACTCTTTTAAAGATGTTAACTGGCGCGATCGAGTGTCGTTTTTAACCATCTTATTGGTAGTGTTAATCTTTGTAGTCATTGCCGCACGCCCAGCTGAAATGCTATTTGGTATCTTCTTAATCTACGCCTGTTCAGGGCCTATCACGACTATCCGTAGTGTACGTAAATTAAAGCTAGAGCACGTAGTAGGCGACTCAGACGACGCAGACTTTGCTGATGATATAGATAAGCCAGTACAAAAGACGGCTAAACCAGAAGCAGAAAGCGAACAGCCAAAAGATAATACTTAA
- a CDS encoding methyl-accepting chemotaxis protein, whose protein sequence is MIQSASELYPTMMDGKTPSDWRSNFAMKRILALVLSLVLALGGAYIFGSHFLWALLLPLCWLACCYDELFIIPAQLTQTKAEFDSVSRWIYAGEGAYGIAEFQQLMLQARLRTVLGRITDSTSALMHIAETQHEAVTMTKSGFAEQQQQLISIATATTQLSSTVQDIADRTHQTHLQVNDTHSICETAKVTMAQTAKTVKKLASEVQGAASTADSLAVEAERIGTVMTEIQGIADQTNLLALNAAIEAARAGEHGRGFAVVADEVRALSSRTHKATEQIKLSITEIQQTLLNWGKVMLNTREQAEHCVDETVISQQQLNEISQMVNNIADLSSQIATAATQQGVVAQEVQQNVQQIRTIGDSNLANIHVVADNSVDLQNKAVQIAGLNKSFG, encoded by the coding sequence ATGATTCAAAGTGCCAGCGAGCTTTATCCGACTATGATGGACGGAAAAACCCCTTCTGACTGGCGCAGTAACTTTGCCATGAAGCGCATATTGGCCTTAGTATTAAGTTTAGTGCTAGCGTTAGGCGGTGCCTATATTTTTGGTAGCCACTTTTTATGGGCGCTATTACTGCCATTATGTTGGCTAGCCTGTTGTTATGATGAGTTGTTTATTATTCCGGCGCAGTTAACCCAAACTAAAGCCGAGTTTGATAGCGTTTCGCGTTGGATATACGCTGGCGAAGGCGCTTATGGCATAGCTGAATTCCAACAATTAATGCTGCAAGCTCGCTTAAGAACTGTATTAGGCCGTATTACCGATAGCACTAGCGCATTAATGCATATTGCCGAAACCCAGCATGAAGCCGTAACCATGACGAAATCTGGTTTTGCCGAGCAGCAACAGCAACTGATTAGTATTGCCACGGCCACGACCCAATTAAGTAGTACGGTGCAAGATATTGCTGATCGTACTCATCAGACTCACTTACAAGTTAACGATACCCACAGTATTTGTGAAACAGCTAAAGTGACTATGGCGCAAACAGCTAAGACAGTAAAAAAACTCGCCAGTGAAGTACAAGGCGCGGCCTCGACTGCCGATAGCTTAGCAGTAGAAGCTGAGCGGATTGGCACGGTGATGACCGAAATTCAAGGTATTGCCGATCAAACTAACTTACTAGCCTTAAATGCGGCCATTGAAGCAGCTCGTGCCGGTGAACATGGCCGCGGCTTTGCGGTGGTTGCCGATGAAGTGAGAGCGTTATCATCCCGCACTCATAAGGCTACCGAGCAAATTAAGCTGTCTATTACTGAGATCCAGCAAACCCTATTAAACTGGGGCAAGGTGATGTTAAACACCAGAGAGCAAGCTGAGCACTGTGTAGATGAAACAGTTATTAGCCAGCAGCAGTTAAATGAAATATCGCAAATGGTTAATAACATTGCCGATTTATCATCGCAAATTGCCACCGCGGCCACCCAACAAGGTGTTGTTGCTCAAGAAGTGCAGCAGAATGTGCAACAAATTCGCACTATTGGCGATTCCAATTTAGCTAATATTCATGTTGTTGCTGATAACAGTGTCGATTTACAAAATAAAGCCGTGCAAATTGCCGGTTTAAATAAGAGTTTTGGCTAA